A window of Corallococcus macrosporus DSM 14697 contains these coding sequences:
- a CDS encoding AMIN domain-containing protein, protein MEARCCVIASTFFCQREGVWSMKPFAAWLLGMVLVPFVALAQAPATNLNTITAVEVRGGTVTITGTQKANFTTFTMTDPPRLVIDISEATFSGVSDEIQVGNGTVTGIRTASYGSEASSIARVLIGYEREVEADIQATGNQLIVSVAGGAGPAVAQAQGAEQPQAGSSAAEAAAAAEAERQAQEQAAAEAAAAARAEREAQAQAAAAATRDAEAEARRQEEARAAAQRQQEEQARAEAERERQEEAARASAQAAADEQRRREEAARASAQAAAEEQQRREEAARSAAEERQAQQRAAAEEQARRKAEARADAEQRRAAQAAAAEERRAAARAAAEERRAQQEAAAEERRQRQAEARASRERRQPSVEPSRQGGASSDVTVSSRRKTLTLVGFQPQASASRVFVRTNEPVSYSVSEQGRVVVLELENTRVDSSNNTLPLDTSFFASPVLRVDPSASGRDVRITIQLRQGTPFQARQEGNVISLDFQRTGR, encoded by the coding sequence TTGGAGGCACGTTGCTGCGTGATAGCCTCCACGTTCTTCTGTCAACGTGAAGGGGTGTGGTCGATGAAGCCGTTTGCCGCGTGGCTGCTTGGTATGGTGCTCGTGCCCTTCGTGGCGCTCGCGCAGGCACCCGCCACGAACCTGAACACCATCACCGCGGTGGAGGTGAGGGGTGGGACGGTGACCATCACCGGCACGCAGAAGGCCAACTTCACCACGTTCACCATGACGGACCCGCCGCGGCTCGTCATCGACATCTCCGAGGCCACCTTCTCCGGCGTGTCCGACGAGATCCAGGTGGGCAATGGCACGGTGACGGGGATCCGCACCGCCAGCTACGGCTCCGAGGCGTCCTCCATCGCGCGCGTGCTCATCGGCTACGAACGCGAGGTGGAGGCGGACATCCAGGCCACTGGCAACCAGCTCATCGTCAGCGTCGCGGGCGGCGCGGGGCCGGCCGTCGCGCAGGCCCAGGGCGCCGAGCAGCCCCAGGCGGGGAGCAGCGCCGCGGAGGCCGCCGCTGCCGCCGAGGCGGAGCGCCAGGCCCAGGAGCAGGCCGCCGCGGAGGCCGCCGCCGCCGCGCGCGCCGAGCGTGAGGCCCAGGCGCAGGCCGCCGCCGCGGCGACGCGTGACGCGGAGGCCGAGGCGAGGCGCCAGGAGGAGGCTCGGGCCGCCGCGCAGCGCCAGCAGGAGGAGCAGGCTCGGGCCGAGGCGGAACGCGAGCGCCAGGAGGAGGCGGCGCGTGCCTCCGCGCAGGCCGCCGCCGACGAGCAGCGGCGCCGGGAGGAGGCGGCACGTGCGTCCGCCCAGGCCGCCGCGGAGGAGCAGCAGCGCCGGGAGGAGGCCGCGCGGTCCGCCGCCGAGGAGCGTCAGGCCCAGCAGCGGGCCGCCGCCGAGGAGCAGGCGCGGAGGAAGGCCGAGGCCCGGGCCGACGCGGAGCAGCGGAGGGCCGCCCAGGCCGCCGCCGCCGAGGAGCGCCGTGCCGCCGCGCGGGCCGCGGCGGAGGAGCGCCGGGCCCAGCAGGAGGCCGCCGCCGAGGAGCGCCGCCAGCGTCAGGCCGAGGCCCGCGCGTCGCGGGAGCGCCGCCAGCCGTCGGTGGAGCCTTCGCGGCAGGGCGGGGCGTCTTCGGACGTCACGGTGTCCTCGCGCCGCAAGACGCTGACGCTGGTGGGGTTCCAGCCGCAGGCCTCCGCCTCGCGCGTCTTCGTCCGCACCAACGAGCCGGTCAGCTACTCCGTGTCGGAGCAGGGGCGCGTGGTGGTGCTGGAGCTGGAGAACACCCGCGTGGATTCCAGCAACAACACCCTGCCGCTGGACACGTCCTTCTTCGCCTCGCCGGTGCTCCGGGTGGATCCGAGCGCGTCGGGGCGGGATGTGCGCATCACCATCCAGCTCCGGCAGGGCACGCCGTTCCAGGCCCGCCAGGAAGGCAACGTCATTTCATTGGACTTCCAGCGCACAGGGCGGTGA
- a CDS encoding LPS-assembly protein LptD: MSFLVPLAAALLVSTSQVPLTTQLALPNGENAQLAADLVVYEADTKVVTARGNAVLRTETMQLRADEVTYDAANPFVTATGNVVYVGPGGLAAVADTVKMDVRTYEANLEGGLFMQKQGVTQEALFTAKTPQELRAMGETPLLMSGSRIRRTGENTFVVEDLAFTPCNCSPDEPGWRMEASSATIVLGERATMTLPVVYVKSVPVFALPWIYMPLSQRRTGLLIPKPTLSALNGFTLEQPLFITLGQSHDLTLTPGYFSGGTELHDVPGATEQVREPRYQGVKGPRLLTEFRYAPSERTRGRATLGFLYDLRPIRDPRYGTFFRRTVDGVATPEYVDERRGLRGEASWQHTQDMGGGWHNRVDAAFVSDGFYTRDLTADLVTQDFTYLRSTGAVFQRQDDLYAGLDVSLRQDIRWGYRFFQDNRVPAATDPARPELKGPTTFQRLPALTLALPERPVLGGLMGGLSVQYLRLAPLRGGYGDEGIDGLFRADGTYTPFGFDGWPPPADTTQSDGSFNSNDREARNRVDFFPRLSTSFGLGSLLRVSPSIGVRQDVWLGEVSGRTWQRGYPLAGLLLESQVARVFEGREASFRHAITPSLELRYVPGGWGRLPSAGTSGEDVARPYDDVDAAVPFQRDGRTRGFLHAVLAVDQTLRFKRGTDIREPLRLRIGQGFDLTRHVPAAGKVEDPGPVLRDTFARLSATAGIFTAAGTVRYDPNMGRISGLSAEVNVDDGKGHAAYARFDDLLWSGQPAFARGADPRSVGPDVLRRSLDTLVGGLSRVEPGFPPAERAQALIAGTRLKLGFGLGVRYEAIVQPLYQDPITQENRPLAQQTFGLSYGPACDCWRVEGVVTLRRELGLEFSGVNFIVADFGSFGSGG, from the coding sequence ATGAGCTTCCTCGTTCCGCTCGCCGCCGCGCTGCTGGTCTCCACGTCGCAGGTGCCGCTCACCACCCAGTTGGCGCTGCCCAACGGTGAGAACGCGCAGCTCGCGGCGGACCTGGTCGTCTACGAGGCGGACACGAAGGTCGTCACCGCGCGTGGCAACGCCGTGCTCCGCACGGAGACGATGCAGCTCCGCGCCGACGAGGTGACGTACGACGCGGCGAACCCGTTCGTCACCGCCACGGGCAACGTCGTGTACGTGGGCCCGGGCGGACTCGCCGCGGTCGCGGACACCGTGAAGATGGACGTGCGCACCTACGAGGCGAACCTCGAGGGCGGCCTCTTCATGCAGAAGCAGGGCGTCACCCAGGAGGCCCTGTTCACGGCGAAGACGCCCCAGGAGCTGCGAGCCATGGGCGAGACGCCCCTGCTCATGAGCGGCTCGCGCATCCGCCGGACGGGGGAGAACACCTTCGTCGTGGAGGACCTGGCCTTCACCCCGTGCAACTGCAGCCCGGACGAGCCCGGCTGGCGCATGGAGGCCTCGTCGGCCACCATCGTCCTGGGGGAGCGCGCCACGATGACGCTGCCCGTGGTGTACGTGAAGTCCGTCCCCGTGTTCGCGCTGCCGTGGATCTACATGCCGCTGTCCCAGCGGCGCACGGGCCTGCTGATTCCCAAGCCCACCCTCTCCGCGCTCAACGGCTTCACCCTGGAGCAGCCGCTCTTCATCACGCTGGGCCAGAGCCATGACCTCACGCTGACGCCGGGGTACTTCAGCGGCGGGACCGAGTTGCACGACGTGCCCGGCGCCACCGAGCAGGTCCGCGAGCCGCGCTACCAGGGCGTGAAGGGGCCGCGCCTGCTCACCGAGTTCCGGTATGCGCCCAGCGAGCGGACCCGGGGGCGCGCCACGCTGGGGTTCCTCTATGACCTCCGGCCCATCCGGGATCCACGTTACGGCACGTTCTTCCGGCGGACGGTGGACGGCGTCGCGACGCCTGAATACGTCGATGAGCGGCGGGGGCTCCGGGGCGAGGCGTCCTGGCAGCACACGCAGGACATGGGCGGTGGTTGGCACAACCGGGTCGATGCCGCGTTCGTGTCCGACGGCTTCTACACCCGCGACCTCACGGCGGACCTCGTCACCCAGGACTTCACCTACCTGCGCAGCACGGGCGCGGTGTTCCAGCGCCAGGACGACCTCTACGCGGGGCTCGATGTTTCACTTCGCCAGGACATCCGGTGGGGGTACCGCTTCTTCCAGGACAACCGCGTCCCGGCCGCCACGGACCCGGCGCGGCCAGAGCTGAAGGGCCCCACCACGTTCCAGCGGCTGCCGGCCCTCACCCTGGCCCTGCCGGAGCGCCCCGTCCTCGGCGGGCTCATGGGGGGCTTGTCGGTGCAGTACCTGCGGCTCGCGCCCCTTCGCGGCGGGTACGGTGACGAGGGCATCGACGGCCTCTTCCGGGCCGATGGGACCTACACGCCGTTTGGCTTCGACGGGTGGCCGCCGCCCGCGGACACCACGCAGTCCGACGGCAGCTTCAATTCGAACGACCGTGAGGCGCGCAACCGGGTGGACTTCTTCCCGCGTCTGTCCACGTCCTTCGGCCTGGGCAGCCTGTTGCGCGTGTCGCCGTCGATCGGCGTGCGCCAGGACGTGTGGCTGGGCGAGGTGTCGGGCCGGACGTGGCAGCGGGGCTACCCCCTCGCCGGGCTGCTGCTCGAAAGCCAGGTGGCGCGCGTCTTCGAGGGCCGCGAGGCGAGCTTCCGCCACGCCATCACCCCCTCGCTGGAGCTGCGCTACGTGCCGGGAGGGTGGGGCCGCCTCCCCTCGGCCGGCACCTCCGGCGAGGACGTGGCCCGTCCCTATGACGACGTGGACGCCGCGGTGCCGTTCCAGCGCGACGGCCGCACCCGGGGCTTCCTCCACGCGGTGCTCGCCGTGGACCAGACGCTGCGCTTCAAGCGCGGCACCGACATCCGTGAGCCGCTGCGCCTGCGCATCGGACAGGGCTTCGACCTCACCCGGCACGTGCCCGCGGCGGGGAAGGTGGAGGACCCCGGGCCCGTGCTGCGTGACACCTTCGCGCGCCTCAGCGCCACCGCCGGCATCTTCACGGCCGCGGGCACCGTCCGCTACGACCCCAACATGGGTCGCATCTCCGGGCTCTCCGCGGAGGTCAACGTCGATGATGGCAAGGGCCACGCCGCCTACGCGCGCTTCGATGACCTGCTGTGGAGTGGTCAGCCGGCGTTCGCGCGGGGCGCGGATCCCCGCTCCGTGGGGCCGGACGTCCTCCGCCGCTCGCTGGATACCCTGGTAGGCGGATTATCCCGGGTGGAGCCCGGCTTCCCTCCGGCCGAACGGGCTCAAGCCCTCATCGCGGGTACGCGTTTGAAGCTCGGATTTGGGCTGGGAGTGCGGTACGAAGCAATTGTGCAACCGCTTTACCAGGATCCAATAACTCAAGAGAACCGCCCTCTTGCTCAGCAGACGTTCGGCCTCTCGTATGGGCCTGCGTGCGACTGCTGGCGGGTCGAGGGGGTGGTGACGCTGCGACGAGAGCTGGGGCTGGAATTCTCTGGCGTCAATTTCATTGTAGCGGATTTCGGATCCTTTGGTTCCGGAGGCTAG
- a CDS encoding helix-turn-helix domain-containing protein: MSDLGKRIGQRIRELRTQRPERWTQEELAERAQISVSFLSMIERGERVPHVETLAALANALGVSLGELFTGTEQTLAQTEDLLRPLSDFARARGLTARDVDRLLGVARVMFSGTAA; encoded by the coding sequence GTGTCGGACCTCGGAAAACGAATTGGGCAGCGCATCCGCGAGCTTCGGACACAGCGGCCGGAGCGCTGGACGCAGGAAGAGCTCGCGGAGCGGGCGCAGATCAGCGTGTCGTTCCTCTCCATGATCGAGCGTGGTGAGCGCGTCCCCCATGTGGAGACGCTGGCGGCGCTCGCCAACGCCCTGGGCGTGAGCCTGGGCGAGCTCTTCACGGGAACGGAGCAGACCCTTGCTCAGACGGAGGACCTCCTGCGGCCCCTGTCTGACTTCGCGCGCGCCCGTGGCCTCACTGCCCGGGACGTGGACCGCCTTCTGGGCGTGGCGCGGGTGATGTTCAGCGGCACCGCCGCCTGA
- a CDS encoding TetR/AcrR family transcriptional regulator, whose translation MGQQSKPAADNGTRESERRRTILRAAIDVFARKGYHGCRIADVAKEAGVAYGLVYHYFKNKDELLETVFDTGWSGFVTRVRTVVEGEGSLAEKVHGIVEVAFEAYRVDPRAVKVLILEIARSPAGSRINRQTAFVDAIRLSSALFHAAQERGELRTGLDPHLASALLFGNIEMALTAFVVGLADARDPDALERARSQIADSFLYGVLTGAQAAEVSEWKPEKSATKSKAPKRS comes from the coding sequence GTGGGTCAGCAGAGCAAGCCGGCGGCTGACAATGGCACGCGCGAAAGCGAGCGCCGCCGCACCATCCTCCGCGCCGCCATCGACGTGTTCGCCCGCAAGGGCTATCACGGCTGCCGCATCGCGGACGTGGCGAAGGAGGCCGGCGTCGCGTACGGCCTCGTCTACCACTACTTCAAGAACAAGGATGAGCTGCTGGAGACGGTGTTCGACACCGGCTGGAGCGGCTTCGTCACGCGCGTGCGCACGGTGGTGGAGGGAGAAGGCTCGCTGGCGGAGAAGGTCCACGGCATCGTCGAGGTGGCCTTCGAGGCGTACCGGGTGGACCCGCGCGCGGTGAAGGTGCTCATCCTGGAGATTGCGCGCAGTCCGGCGGGCTCCCGCATCAACCGTCAGACGGCCTTCGTGGACGCCATCCGGCTCAGCTCGGCGCTGTTCCACGCCGCCCAGGAGCGGGGCGAGCTGCGCACGGGCCTGGACCCGCACCTGGCCTCCGCGCTCCTCTTCGGCAACATCGAAATGGCGCTCACCGCCTTCGTCGTGGGGCTGGCCGACGCGCGCGACCCGGACGCGCTGGAGCGGGCCAGGTCTCAGATTGCCGACTCCTTCCTTTACGGCGTCCTCACGGGTGCCCAGGCCGCGGAGGTGTCCGAATGGAAGCCGGAGAAGTCCGCTACGAAGTCCAAGGCCCCCAAGCGCTCCTGA
- a CDS encoding enoyl-CoA hydratase/isomerase family protein — protein sequence MEAGEVRYEVQGPQALLTIDRPKARNALSPGVVRELMAALERAESDAAVRVVVLTGAGEKVFCAGGDLGTLAGDEGFLATHEGRRSYGKLLARFQELRKPTVARVNGHALAGGLGLVLACDLAVAVEGADLGTPEIDVGLFPMMMMALLQRHLGRKRALELVLTGDRLPAREALALGLLNRVVPAPELDAAVGALAGKLAGKSQAVLALGRRAFFTAEDLPLPAALEYLSSQLSLNVLADDAGEGILAFLEKRPPKWKDR from the coding sequence ATGGAAGCCGGAGAAGTCCGCTACGAAGTCCAAGGCCCCCAAGCGCTCCTGACCATCGACCGGCCCAAGGCCCGCAACGCCCTGTCTCCCGGGGTGGTGCGCGAGCTGATGGCCGCGCTGGAGCGCGCCGAGTCCGACGCCGCGGTGCGCGTGGTGGTGCTCACGGGCGCCGGTGAGAAGGTCTTCTGCGCGGGCGGGGACCTGGGCACCCTGGCCGGTGACGAGGGCTTCCTGGCCACGCACGAGGGGCGCCGCTCCTACGGGAAGCTGCTGGCGCGCTTCCAGGAGCTGCGCAAGCCCACCGTGGCGCGCGTCAACGGCCACGCGCTGGCCGGAGGCCTGGGCCTGGTGCTCGCGTGTGACCTGGCCGTCGCCGTGGAGGGCGCGGACCTGGGCACGCCGGAAATCGACGTGGGCCTCTTCCCGATGATGATGATGGCGCTGCTCCAGCGGCACCTGGGCCGCAAGCGGGCGCTGGAGCTGGTGCTCACCGGGGACCGGCTGCCCGCGCGCGAGGCGCTGGCGCTGGGGCTGCTCAACCGCGTGGTGCCGGCCCCGGAGCTGGACGCCGCGGTGGGCGCGCTCGCGGGGAAGCTGGCCGGAAAGAGTCAGGCGGTGCTGGCGCTGGGGCGCCGCGCCTTCTTCACCGCGGAGGACCTGCCGCTGCCCGCCGCGCTGGAGTACCTGTCCTCGCAGTTGTCGTTGAACGTGCTGGCGGACGACGCGGGGGAGGGCATCCTGGCGTTCCTGGAGAAGCGCCCCCCGAAGTGGAAGGACCGCTGA
- a CDS encoding M23 family metallopeptidase — protein sequence MPSHAPGRKYSKSPFLLLALLALGAKAGAAETASVPVHAERGNAAEEARPRLTLQPGAAKPGDPVLVTVSGVTAPPSGTLAGRALRFFPWGDGYLAITGLPVELTPGAARVTAMGPVTPGAPQVELTGSLDVVESGYPSRELRVAGKYVKPPASVRKRMAADRRAFAEAFAQDFSAPHFSRNFAWPREDRITAPYGDRRTFNGKLSSQHFGVDIDGDPGAPVQAANDGTVVMARNNYAAGNTVLLHHGAGLYTAYFHLSRIDVKPGEVVKQGQLLGKVGSTGRVTGPHLHWGVKVDGLWVDGASLLKLDFFPHLPPSVARGGNADLGTP from the coding sequence ATGCCTTCGCACGCACCCGGCCGGAAGTATTCCAAGTCACCGTTCCTGCTGCTCGCCCTGCTCGCGCTTGGAGCGAAGGCCGGAGCGGCCGAAACCGCCTCGGTGCCCGTGCACGCGGAGCGCGGGAATGCCGCCGAGGAGGCTCGGCCCCGCCTCACGTTGCAGCCCGGCGCGGCCAAGCCGGGGGACCCGGTGTTGGTGACGGTGAGCGGCGTGACGGCGCCGCCCTCGGGCACGCTGGCGGGGCGCGCGCTGCGCTTCTTCCCGTGGGGCGACGGCTATCTGGCCATCACCGGCCTCCCCGTGGAGCTGACGCCCGGCGCCGCGCGGGTGACGGCCATGGGCCCCGTCACGCCGGGCGCGCCGCAGGTGGAGCTGACCGGCTCGCTGGACGTCGTGGAGTCCGGCTACCCGTCGCGCGAGCTGCGTGTGGCGGGCAAGTACGTGAAGCCGCCCGCCTCGGTGCGCAAGCGCATGGCCGCGGACCGCCGCGCCTTCGCGGAGGCCTTCGCGCAGGACTTCAGCGCGCCGCACTTCTCCCGGAACTTCGCGTGGCCGAGGGAGGACAGAATCACCGCGCCCTACGGTGACCGCCGCACCTTCAACGGCAAGCTGTCCAGCCAGCACTTCGGCGTGGACATCGACGGGGACCCGGGCGCCCCGGTGCAGGCCGCCAATGACGGCACCGTGGTGATGGCGCGAAACAACTACGCCGCAGGCAACACCGTGCTGCTGCACCACGGCGCGGGCCTCTACACGGCATACTTCCACCTGTCGCGCATCGACGTGAAGCCGGGCGAGGTGGTGAAGCAGGGCCAGCTCCTGGGCAAGGTGGGCAGCACCGGCCGCGTCACCGGCCCCCACCTGCACTGGGGCGTGAAGGTGGACGGGCTGTGGGTGGATGGCGCCAGCCTGCTCAAGCTGGACTTCTTCCCGCACCTGCCGCCCAGCGTCGCCCGGGGCGGCAACGCCGACCTGGGCACGCCGTAG
- a CDS encoding endonuclease/exonuclease/phosphatase family protein produces the protein MELRLVSYNIHSGIGTDGHFDLGRVGEVLREVDADIVALQEVGDFRAVTPREDQPEHLADLLGLHMAFGPNVVRNGRRYGNAILSRLPILKSKNYDLSVGRREPRGALRCDLDLGGGLQLHVFSLHLGLRLGERRKQEALLLSSDILRDAARKAPLVVCGDFNYWGNGPVPSLVREAIHDVALELGAPARTYPTRLPLLRLDRIFVDAGVRPLSIHPHRTALSRVASDHLPLVLRFEAPIAVEPSVSPPVQLIG, from the coding sequence GTGGAGCTGAGGCTCGTTTCGTACAACATCCATAGCGGCATCGGGACGGACGGCCACTTCGACCTGGGCCGCGTGGGCGAGGTGCTCCGCGAGGTGGATGCGGACATCGTCGCCCTCCAGGAGGTGGGGGACTTTCGCGCCGTCACGCCCCGGGAGGATCAGCCCGAACACCTGGCGGACCTCCTGGGGCTGCACATGGCGTTCGGCCCCAACGTGGTGCGCAACGGCCGGCGCTACGGCAACGCCATCCTGTCCCGGCTGCCCATCCTCAAGTCGAAGAACTACGACTTGAGCGTGGGGCGCCGGGAGCCTCGCGGCGCGCTGCGCTGCGACCTGGACCTGGGCGGCGGGCTGCAGCTCCACGTCTTCTCGCTGCACCTGGGCCTGCGCCTGGGCGAGCGGCGCAAGCAGGAGGCGCTGCTGCTGTCCTCGGACATCCTCCGCGACGCCGCGCGGAAGGCCCCGTTGGTGGTGTGTGGAGATTTCAACTATTGGGGGAACGGGCCGGTGCCCTCGCTGGTGCGGGAGGCCATCCACGACGTGGCGCTGGAGCTGGGGGCGCCCGCGCGCACGTACCCCACGCGACTGCCCCTGCTGCGCCTGGACCGCATCTTCGTGGACGCGGGCGTGCGGCCGCTGTCCATCCATCCCCACCGCACGGCGCTGAGCCGCGTGGCGTCCGACCACCTGCCCCTCGTGCTGCGCTTCGAGGCCCCCATCGCCGTGGAGCCTTCGGTCTCTCCCCCGGTGCAGCTCATCGGGTAG
- a CDS encoding phage holin family protein, translated as MHVGSEQTERGISALVGRMADGFSRLVTQHLQLARMELAEDVKATGQDVAMIAAFVPFILVGHGFVCAALAAWLSTWLGWAGALGGIGLLNLVGGVGGAAWAVNRLKARRMMDDTSEELSLSVAALTSAAPSAPVNALQGANPEIFKEPPHGR; from the coding sequence ATGCACGTGGGAAGTGAACAGACGGAGCGCGGTATCTCCGCGCTCGTCGGGCGCATGGCCGACGGCTTCAGCCGGCTGGTGACCCAGCACCTGCAGCTCGCGCGCATGGAGCTGGCCGAGGACGTGAAGGCCACGGGCCAGGACGTGGCGATGATCGCGGCCTTCGTGCCGTTCATCCTCGTGGGCCATGGCTTCGTGTGCGCGGCGCTGGCGGCGTGGCTGTCCACGTGGCTGGGCTGGGCCGGCGCGCTGGGCGGAATCGGCCTGCTGAACCTGGTGGGCGGCGTGGGCGGCGCGGCGTGGGCGGTGAACCGGCTGAAGGCGCGCCGGATGATGGACGACACGTCCGAGGAGCTGTCGCTCAGCGTGGCCGCGCTCACGAGCGCGGCCCCCAGCGCGCCCGTGAACGCGCTCCAGGGCGCGAACCCCGAAATCTTCAAGGAGCCCCCCCATGGCCGGTAG
- a CDS encoding DUF3618 domain-containing protein, with translation MAGSNGQHKAYGPRSSAELRAEIERTRAELATSVSALREEVAVAADWRQWVNRHPYACVGAAFAVGLWLGSRD, from the coding sequence ATGGCCGGTAGCAATGGACAGCACAAGGCGTACGGTCCGCGCAGCAGCGCGGAGCTTCGCGCCGAAATCGAGCGCACGCGCGCCGAGCTGGCCACGTCCGTGAGCGCCCTGCGCGAGGAGGTGGCCGTGGCCGCCGACTGGCGCCAGTGGGTGAACCGCCATCCCTACGCCTGCGTGGGCGCGGCGTTCGCGGTGGGGCTGTGGCTGGGCTCCCGCGACTGA
- a CDS encoding YtxH domain-containing protein codes for MVNFNNLKKLDKDDLLNLVGLETRRDTVDTLLPVVGAFAAGILVGAGLGLLLAPKPGNQLRDDLRQRLHSGQEYLNNAVGRSSEGAAQTGPQGTVSRTA; via the coding sequence ATGGTGAACTTCAACAACCTCAAGAAGCTGGACAAGGACGACCTGCTGAACCTGGTGGGCCTGGAGACGCGCCGGGACACGGTCGACACGCTCCTCCCCGTCGTGGGCGCCTTCGCCGCTGGCATCCTGGTGGGCGCGGGCCTGGGCCTGCTGCTGGCGCCCAAGCCGGGCAACCAGCTCCGCGACGACCTCCGTCAGCGCCTGCACAGCGGCCAGGAGTACCTGAACAACGCGGTGGGCCGCTCCAGCGAGGGCGCGGCGCAGACGGGCCCGCAGGGCACCGTGTCCCGCACCGCCTGA